From Cinclus cinclus chromosome 2, bCinCin1.1, whole genome shotgun sequence, one genomic window encodes:
- the DCUN1D5 gene encoding DCN1-like protein 5 isoform X2: MPVKKKRKSSGAAAADETGLKKCKLGRSQASGKVISGEEHFSSKKCLAWFYEYAGPDEVVGPEGMEKFCEDIGVEPENIIMLVLAWKLEAESMGFFTKEEWLKGMTSLQCDCTEKLQSKFDFLRSQLNDISSFKNIYRYAFDFAREKDQRSLDIDTAKSMLALLLGRTWPLFSVFYQYLEQSKYRVMNKDQWYNVLEFSRTVHADLSNYDEDGAWPVLLDEFVEWQKVRQAS; this comes from the exons ATGCCGgtgaagaagaagaggaagtcctcgggggcggcggcggcggacgAGACCGGCCTCAAGAAATGTAAACTCGGCAG ATCACAAGCATCTGGTAAAGTAATAAGTGGAGAGGAACATTTTTCGAGCAAGAAGTGCCTGGCTTGGTTTTATGAATATGCAG GTCCTGATGAAGTTGTAGGCCCTGAAGGAATGGAAAAATTCTGTGAAGACATCGGTGTTGAACCTGAAAAC ATTATTATGTTAGTTTTAGCCTGGAAACTAGAGGCTGAAAGCATGGGATTTTTTACCAAGGAAGAATGGTTAAAAGGAATGACCTCATTACA gtgtgaCTGTACAGAAAAATTACAGAGTAAGTTTGACTTCTTACGGTCACAGTTGAATGACATTTCATCCTTTAAGAATATCTACAGATACGCCTTTGATTTTGCAAGG GAAAAAGACCAGCGAAGTCTTGATATTGATACTGCAAAGTCCATGTTAGCTCTTCTGCTTGGAAGAACTTGGCCactgttttcagtattttatcaATACCTGGAG CAATCGAAGTATAGAGTTATGAACAAGGATCAGTGGTACAATGTACTAGAGTTCAGTAGAACTGTCCACGCAGATCTTAGCAACTATGATGAAGATGGTGCAT GGCCTGTACTTCTGGATGAATTTGTTGAATGGCAGAAAGTTCGTCAAGCGTCATAG
- the DCUN1D5 gene encoding DCN1-like protein 5 isoform X1: MPVKKKRKSSGAAAADETGLKKCKLGSELEGLVITLENKSRSQASGKVISGEEHFSSKKCLAWFYEYAGPDEVVGPEGMEKFCEDIGVEPENIIMLVLAWKLEAESMGFFTKEEWLKGMTSLQCDCTEKLQSKFDFLRSQLNDISSFKNIYRYAFDFAREKDQRSLDIDTAKSMLALLLGRTWPLFSVFYQYLEQSKYRVMNKDQWYNVLEFSRTVHADLSNYDEDGAWPVLLDEFVEWQKVRQAS; this comes from the exons ATGCCGgtgaagaagaagaggaagtcctcgggggcggcggcggcggacgAGACCGGCCTCAAGAAATGTAAACTCGGCAG tgaattaGAGGGATTGGTCATCACACTGGAAAACAAGA GCAGATCACAAGCATCTGGTAAAGTAATAAGTGGAGAGGAACATTTTTCGAGCAAGAAGTGCCTGGCTTGGTTTTATGAATATGCAG GTCCTGATGAAGTTGTAGGCCCTGAAGGAATGGAAAAATTCTGTGAAGACATCGGTGTTGAACCTGAAAAC ATTATTATGTTAGTTTTAGCCTGGAAACTAGAGGCTGAAAGCATGGGATTTTTTACCAAGGAAGAATGGTTAAAAGGAATGACCTCATTACA gtgtgaCTGTACAGAAAAATTACAGAGTAAGTTTGACTTCTTACGGTCACAGTTGAATGACATTTCATCCTTTAAGAATATCTACAGATACGCCTTTGATTTTGCAAGG GAAAAAGACCAGCGAAGTCTTGATATTGATACTGCAAAGTCCATGTTAGCTCTTCTGCTTGGAAGAACTTGGCCactgttttcagtattttatcaATACCTGGAG CAATCGAAGTATAGAGTTATGAACAAGGATCAGTGGTACAATGTACTAGAGTTCAGTAGAACTGTCCACGCAGATCTTAGCAACTATGATGAAGATGGTGCAT GGCCTGTACTTCTGGATGAATTTGTTGAATGGCAGAAAGTTCGTCAAGCGTCATAG
- the DCUN1D5 gene encoding DCN1-like protein 5 isoform X3 produces MPVKKKRKSSGAAAADETGLKKCKLGSHCRSQASGKVISGEEHFSSKKCLAWFYEYAGPDEVVGPEGMEKFCEDIGVEPENIIMLVLAWKLEAESMGFFTKEEWLKGMTSLQCDCTEKLQSKFDFLRSQLNDISSFKNIYRYAFDFAREKDQRSLDIDTAKSMLALLLGRTWPLFSVFYQYLEQSKYRVMNKDQWYNVLEFSRTVHADLSNYDEDGAWPVLLDEFVEWQKVRQAS; encoded by the exons ATGCCGgtgaagaagaagaggaagtcctcgggggcggcggcggcggacgAGACCGGCCTCAAGAAATGTAAACTCGGCA GCCACTGCAGATCACAAGCATCTGGTAAAGTAATAAGTGGAGAGGAACATTTTTCGAGCAAGAAGTGCCTGGCTTGGTTTTATGAATATGCAG GTCCTGATGAAGTTGTAGGCCCTGAAGGAATGGAAAAATTCTGTGAAGACATCGGTGTTGAACCTGAAAAC ATTATTATGTTAGTTTTAGCCTGGAAACTAGAGGCTGAAAGCATGGGATTTTTTACCAAGGAAGAATGGTTAAAAGGAATGACCTCATTACA gtgtgaCTGTACAGAAAAATTACAGAGTAAGTTTGACTTCTTACGGTCACAGTTGAATGACATTTCATCCTTTAAGAATATCTACAGATACGCCTTTGATTTTGCAAGG GAAAAAGACCAGCGAAGTCTTGATATTGATACTGCAAAGTCCATGTTAGCTCTTCTGCTTGGAAGAACTTGGCCactgttttcagtattttatcaATACCTGGAG CAATCGAAGTATAGAGTTATGAACAAGGATCAGTGGTACAATGTACTAGAGTTCAGTAGAACTGTCCACGCAGATCTTAGCAACTATGATGAAGATGGTGCAT GGCCTGTACTTCTGGATGAATTTGTTGAATGGCAGAAAGTTCGTCAAGCGTCATAG